A stretch of the Archangium violaceum genome encodes the following:
- the nbaC gene encoding 3-hydroxyanthranilate 3,4-dioxygenase, which yields MSRLQPLNFKKWIDEHRHLLKPPVGNQMVWQDRDFIVMVVGGPNSRTDFHIDESEEFFYQVEGDITLRVIEDGKPQDIPIREGEIFLLPPKVPHSPQRPAGTVGLVIERKRREGELDGFAWYCPRCNHKLYDEYLQVTNIVTQLPPIFERFYGNPEHCTCKQCGFQMTREKRTS from the coding sequence ATGAGCCGACTGCAGCCGCTCAATTTCAAGAAGTGGATCGACGAGCACCGCCACCTGCTCAAGCCCCCCGTGGGCAACCAGATGGTGTGGCAGGACCGCGACTTCATCGTGATGGTGGTGGGCGGGCCCAACTCGCGCACCGACTTCCACATCGACGAGAGCGAGGAGTTCTTCTACCAGGTGGAGGGAGACATCACCCTGCGGGTCATCGAGGACGGCAAGCCCCAGGACATCCCCATCCGAGAGGGGGAGATCTTCCTGCTGCCGCCGAAGGTGCCGCACTCGCCGCAGCGGCCGGCGGGGACGGTGGGCCTGGTCATCGAGCGCAAGCGGCGCGAGGGCGAGCTGGACGGGTTCGCCTGGTACTGCCCCAGGTGCAACCACAAGCTGTACGACGAGTACCTCCAGGTCACCAACATCGTCACCCAGCTGCCGCCCATCTTCGAGCGCTTCTACGGCAACCCCGAGCACTGCACCTGCAAGCAGTGCGGCTTCCAGATGACGCGGGAAAAGCGCACGTCATGA
- a CDS encoding RidA family protein, translated as MSHSERVDSQKAPEPVGLYPHARRVGNLLFLSGVGPRERGSKKIPGVELDAQGNIVSYDLETQCHSVFRNVRYILEEAGSSWDRLVDVTVYLTDMKKDFPTYNRLWAEYFKDVPTPPCRTTLGITALPTPIAIELKCIATIGD; from the coding sequence ATGAGCCATTCCGAGCGAGTCGATTCCCAGAAGGCCCCGGAGCCGGTGGGCCTCTATCCCCACGCCCGGCGCGTGGGCAACCTGCTGTTCCTCTCCGGCGTGGGGCCGCGCGAGCGCGGGAGCAAGAAGATCCCCGGCGTCGAGCTGGACGCGCAGGGGAACATCGTCTCCTACGACCTCGAGACGCAGTGCCACTCGGTGTTCCGCAACGTGCGCTACATCCTGGAGGAGGCGGGCTCCTCGTGGGACCGGCTGGTGGACGTGACGGTGTACCTCACGGACATGAAGAAGGACTTCCCCACGTACAACCGCCTGTGGGCCGAGTACTTCAAGGACGTGCCCACGCCGCCGTGCCGGACGACGCTCGGAATCACCGCGCTGCCCACGCCCATCGCCATCGAGTTGAAGTGCATCGCCACCATTGGGGACTGA